The following proteins are encoded in a genomic region of Oncorhynchus masou masou isolate Uvic2021 chromosome 32, UVic_Omas_1.1, whole genome shotgun sequence:
- the LOC135527068 gene encoding reticulon-4 receptor-like 2, which translates to METLSTARRSWSSNIHNFKSGLTLWLVLWLVAVKPSGAGTCPRLCVCYPSPMTVSCQSQNFTTVPSGVPYDSQRVFLQNNRITELRADSFGFETQVLWLYSNNITLIEAGAFSNLRVLEELDLGDNPSLRRLEGGAFRGLEKLQSLHMHRCKLAALPHDLFLKLYSLQFLYLQENQLHFIQDDLFSDLVNLNHLFLHGNRIRTLSENAFHGLVNLDRLLLHDNRIRQVNRRAFRDLGRLTILYLFNNSLAELPGQAMKDAVAVQFLRLNGNPWSCGCEARPLWEWFRTARISSSELMCTSPSPRRGQDLRFLREMDFALCPLPDPGSLAGTTTTTFSTKTRWWFSKHKPVASSKGIFQKSSETVKVVKPNQPSNPSSNSFFSKYELAEEEVNLPKVDQEEYWANYGNEDASVRCFELECPPGYDTPVLLPSSSFSPTQSFIPLLSLSVLTLCLHLLFG; encoded by the exons gTGGGCTCACCCTATGGCTGGTGTTGTGGTTGGTGGCGGTGAAGCCGAGTGGGGCGGGGACTTGtccaaggctgtgtgtgtgttacccgtCACCCATGACGGTAAGCTGCCAGTCTCAGAACTTCACCACTGTGCCTTCCGGAGTTCCCTACGACTCCCAGCGCGTCTTTCTGCAGAACAACCGCATCACCGAGCTCAGAGCAGATTCTTTTGGCTTCGAGACACAG GTTCTCTGGCTCTACTCCAATAACATCACATTGATTGAGGCTGGAGCCTTCAGCAACCTGAGGGTTCTAGAAGAGCTGGACCTTGGTGACAACCCATCGCTACGGCGACTGGAGGGTGGAGCGTTCCGGGGACTGGAGAAGCTGCAGAGCCTGCACATGCATCGCTGCAAGCTGGCCGCTCTCCCCCACGACCTCTTCCTCAAGCTCTACAGCCTGCAGTTCCTCTACCTGCAG GAGAACCAGCTGCACTTCATCCAGGACGACCTCTTCTCCGACCTGGTCAACCTGAACCACCTCTTCCTGCACGGCAACCGCATCCGCACGCTGTCCGAGAACGCGTTCCACGGCCTGGTTAACTTGGACCGCCTCCTGCTCCACGACAACCGAATCCGGCAGGTGAACCGCCGTGCTTTCCGCGACCTGGGCCGTCTGACCATCCTCTACCTGTTCAACAACTCCCTGGCAGAGCTTCCGGGCCAGGCCATGAAAGATGCTGTGGCAGTCCAGTTCCTCCGCCTCAATGGGAACCCCTGGTCCTGCGGCTGTGAGGCCCGCCCCCTGTGGGAGTGGTTCCGTACAGCTCGCATCTCCTCCTCCGAGCTGATGTGCACTTCCCCCTCCCCCCGCCGCGGACAGGACCTGCGCTTCCTTCGAGAGATGGACTTTGCCCTTTGTCCCCTCCCCGACCCTGGGTCACTGGCCGGCACCACCACGACCACCTTCAGCACCAAGACAAGATGGTGGTTCTCCAAGCACAAGCCTGTGGCTTCGTCCAAAGGAATCTTCCAGAAAAGCTCCGAAACGGTCAAGGTGGTCAAGCCCAACcagccctccaacccttcctccaACTCCTTCTTCTCTAAGTACGAGCTTGCGGAGGAGGAGGTGAACCTGCCCAAGGTGGACCAGGAGGAGTACTGGGCCAACTATGGGAACGAAGATGCCTCCGTGCGCTGCTTCGAGCTTGAGTGTCCGCCCGGCTACGACACCCCGGtcctcctgccctcctcctccttctcccccactcagtctttcatccctctcctttccctttctgtgCTAACTCTCTGCCTCCACCTTCTCTTTGGCTGA